The following are encoded together in the Thunnus maccoyii chromosome 18, fThuMac1.1, whole genome shotgun sequence genome:
- the LOC121883430 gene encoding uncharacterized protein LOC121883430 isoform X3, with amino-acid sequence MIDKMIKICLLATMIMQSCYGKTTECHQKNISCPDIKITEGFKFAFAFPGGREISEISVYDNETLIAHAAPRKQQCDHLPDVVSMDNGSVVTRHCRDLRVQCIVFDGQHVAEYCMEYDTTAEKTKTSDLQTPWGLNIGVSVAVLCAVLLIVVLWWCFKKHLLSCSCHGGGVSQAERGEREENGNDSTANGRTPQTLSLDHSLNDVGIELTKNGDLSAPDVNRASNHRTMNRNVRDDPGGVNDTRGQFTVRSSERHESQDHVNEGQPLLPNERAAVQDFDMTAVALVNKHGFHPDQVSRCSTVLDTDVESMSSNMKNHNIHK; translated from the exons ATGattgacaaaatgattaaaatatgtCTACTTGCTACCATGATTATGCAATCCTGTTACGGCAAAACAACAG AATGTCACCAGAAAAACATTTCCTGTCCTGACATCAAGATAACGGAGGGCTTCAAGTTCGCATTTGCGTTCCCTGGGGGAAGAGAGATTTCTGAGATTTCTGTGTATGACAACGAG ACTCTGATTGCTCATGCTGCGCCAAGAAAACAACAGTGTGACCATCTGCCTGATGTTGTGAGCATGGACAATGGTTCAGTTGTTACAAGACACTGCAGAGACCTAAGAGTACAGTGCATAGTTTTCGAT GGGCAACATGTAGCCGAATACTGTATGGAATATGACACTACTG CAGAGAAAACGAAGACTTCTGATTTGCAAACACCATGGGGCCTCAACA TTGGTGTATCAGttgctgtgctgtgtgctgTACTGCTCATTGTGGTGCTTTGGTGGTGTTTCAAAAA ACACCTACTAAGCTGCTCTTGCCACGGAGGAGGAGTTTCCCAGGcagagaggggagaaagagaagaaaatgg AAATGATTCAACAGCCAATGGAAGGACTCCTCAAACCCTTAGTCTGGACCACAGCTTGAACGACGTGGGAATCGAGCTAACTAAAAA CGGAGACTTGAGTGCCCCTGATGTTAACAGAGCCTCTAATCATCGAACCATGAACAG GAATGTGAGGGATGATCCAGGAGGAGTGAATGACACCAGAGGACAGTTCACTGTGCG GAGCAGTGAAAGGCACGAATCACAGGATCATGTGAATGAAGGACAACCGCTGCTGCCAAATGAGCG agcTGCCGTCCAAGATTTTGACATGACAGCCGTAGCTTTGGTGAACAAACACGGCTTTCACCCAGACCAGGTCAGCAGGTGCTCTACCGTGCTA gACACTGACGTGGAGTCAATGTCATCCAACATGAAGAACcataatatacataaataa
- the LOC121883430 gene encoding uncharacterized protein LOC121883430 isoform X4, producing MDNGSVVTRHCRDLRVQCIVFDGQHVAEYCMEYDTTAEKTKTSDLQTPWGLNIGVSVAVLCAVLLIVVLWWCFKKKQNCVASLLGFFRHLLSCSCHGGGVSQAERGEREENGNDSTANGRTPQTLSLDHSLNDVGIELTKNGDLSAPDVNRASNHRTMNRNVRDDPGGVNDTRGQFTVRSSERHESQDHVNEGQPLLPNERAAVQDFDMTAVALVNKHGFHPDQVSRCSTVLDTDVESMSSNMKNHNIHK from the exons ATGGACAATGGTTCAGTTGTTACAAGACACTGCAGAGACCTAAGAGTACAGTGCATAGTTTTCGAT GGGCAACATGTAGCCGAATACTGTATGGAATATGACACTACTG CAGAGAAAACGAAGACTTCTGATTTGCAAACACCATGGGGCCTCAACA TTGGTGTATCAGttgctgtgctgtgtgctgTACTGCTCATTGTGGTGCTTTGGTGGTGTTTCAAAAA AAAGCAGAACTGTGTGGCCTCACTTCTTGGATTTTTTAGACACCTACTAAGCTGCTCTTGCCACGGAGGAGGAGTTTCCCAGGcagagaggggagaaagagaagaaaatgg AAATGATTCAACAGCCAATGGAAGGACTCCTCAAACCCTTAGTCTGGACCACAGCTTGAACGACGTGGGAATCGAGCTAACTAAAAA CGGAGACTTGAGTGCCCCTGATGTTAACAGAGCCTCTAATCATCGAACCATGAACAG GAATGTGAGGGATGATCCAGGAGGAGTGAATGACACCAGAGGACAGTTCACTGTGCG GAGCAGTGAAAGGCACGAATCACAGGATCATGTGAATGAAGGACAACCGCTGCTGCCAAATGAGCG agcTGCCGTCCAAGATTTTGACATGACAGCCGTAGCTTTGGTGAACAAACACGGCTTTCACCCAGACCAGGTCAGCAGGTGCTCTACCGTGCTA gACACTGACGTGGAGTCAATGTCATCCAACATGAAGAACcataatatacataaataa
- the LOC121883430 gene encoding uncharacterized protein LOC121883430 isoform X2 produces MIDKMIKICLLATMIMQSCYGKTTECHQKNISCPDIKITEGFKFAFAFPGGREISEISVYDNETLIAHAAPRKQQCDHLPDVVSMDNGSVVTRHCRDLRVQCIVFDGQHVAEYCMEYDTTEKTKTSDLQTPWGLNIGVSVAVLCAVLLIVVLWWCFKKKQNCVASLLGFFRHLLSCSCHGGGVSQAERGEREENGNDSTANGRTPQTLSLDHSLNDVGIELTKNGDLSAPDVNRASNHRTMNRNVRDDPGGVNDTRGQFTVRSSERHESQDHVNEGQPLLPNERAAVQDFDMTAVALVNKHGFHPDQVSRCSTVLDTDVESMSSNMKNHNIHK; encoded by the exons ATGattgacaaaatgattaaaatatgtCTACTTGCTACCATGATTATGCAATCCTGTTACGGCAAAACAACAG AATGTCACCAGAAAAACATTTCCTGTCCTGACATCAAGATAACGGAGGGCTTCAAGTTCGCATTTGCGTTCCCTGGGGGAAGAGAGATTTCTGAGATTTCTGTGTATGACAACGAG ACTCTGATTGCTCATGCTGCGCCAAGAAAACAACAGTGTGACCATCTGCCTGATGTTGTGAGCATGGACAATGGTTCAGTTGTTACAAGACACTGCAGAGACCTAAGAGTACAGTGCATAGTTTTCGAT GGGCAACATGTAGCCGAATACTGTATGGAATATGACACTACTG AGAAAACGAAGACTTCTGATTTGCAAACACCATGGGGCCTCAACA TTGGTGTATCAGttgctgtgctgtgtgctgTACTGCTCATTGTGGTGCTTTGGTGGTGTTTCAAAAA AAAGCAGAACTGTGTGGCCTCACTTCTTGGATTTTTTAGACACCTACTAAGCTGCTCTTGCCACGGAGGAGGAGTTTCCCAGGcagagaggggagaaagagaagaaaatgg AAATGATTCAACAGCCAATGGAAGGACTCCTCAAACCCTTAGTCTGGACCACAGCTTGAACGACGTGGGAATCGAGCTAACTAAAAA CGGAGACTTGAGTGCCCCTGATGTTAACAGAGCCTCTAATCATCGAACCATGAACAG GAATGTGAGGGATGATCCAGGAGGAGTGAATGACACCAGAGGACAGTTCACTGTGCG GAGCAGTGAAAGGCACGAATCACAGGATCATGTGAATGAAGGACAACCGCTGCTGCCAAATGAGCG agcTGCCGTCCAAGATTTTGACATGACAGCCGTAGCTTTGGTGAACAAACACGGCTTTCACCCAGACCAGGTCAGCAGGTGCTCTACCGTGCTA gACACTGACGTGGAGTCAATGTCATCCAACATGAAGAACcataatatacataaataa
- the LOC121883430 gene encoding uncharacterized protein LOC121883430 isoform X1: MIDKMIKICLLATMIMQSCYGKTTECHQKNISCPDIKITEGFKFAFAFPGGREISEISVYDNETLIAHAAPRKQQCDHLPDVVSMDNGSVVTRHCRDLRVQCIVFDGQHVAEYCMEYDTTAEKTKTSDLQTPWGLNIGVSVAVLCAVLLIVVLWWCFKKKQNCVASLLGFFRHLLSCSCHGGGVSQAERGEREENGNDSTANGRTPQTLSLDHSLNDVGIELTKNGDLSAPDVNRASNHRTMNRNVRDDPGGVNDTRGQFTVRSSERHESQDHVNEGQPLLPNERAAVQDFDMTAVALVNKHGFHPDQVSRCSTVLDTDVESMSSNMKNHNIHK, translated from the exons ATGattgacaaaatgattaaaatatgtCTACTTGCTACCATGATTATGCAATCCTGTTACGGCAAAACAACAG AATGTCACCAGAAAAACATTTCCTGTCCTGACATCAAGATAACGGAGGGCTTCAAGTTCGCATTTGCGTTCCCTGGGGGAAGAGAGATTTCTGAGATTTCTGTGTATGACAACGAG ACTCTGATTGCTCATGCTGCGCCAAGAAAACAACAGTGTGACCATCTGCCTGATGTTGTGAGCATGGACAATGGTTCAGTTGTTACAAGACACTGCAGAGACCTAAGAGTACAGTGCATAGTTTTCGAT GGGCAACATGTAGCCGAATACTGTATGGAATATGACACTACTG CAGAGAAAACGAAGACTTCTGATTTGCAAACACCATGGGGCCTCAACA TTGGTGTATCAGttgctgtgctgtgtgctgTACTGCTCATTGTGGTGCTTTGGTGGTGTTTCAAAAA AAAGCAGAACTGTGTGGCCTCACTTCTTGGATTTTTTAGACACCTACTAAGCTGCTCTTGCCACGGAGGAGGAGTTTCCCAGGcagagaggggagaaagagaagaaaatgg AAATGATTCAACAGCCAATGGAAGGACTCCTCAAACCCTTAGTCTGGACCACAGCTTGAACGACGTGGGAATCGAGCTAACTAAAAA CGGAGACTTGAGTGCCCCTGATGTTAACAGAGCCTCTAATCATCGAACCATGAACAG GAATGTGAGGGATGATCCAGGAGGAGTGAATGACACCAGAGGACAGTTCACTGTGCG GAGCAGTGAAAGGCACGAATCACAGGATCATGTGAATGAAGGACAACCGCTGCTGCCAAATGAGCG agcTGCCGTCCAAGATTTTGACATGACAGCCGTAGCTTTGGTGAACAAACACGGCTTTCACCCAGACCAGGTCAGCAGGTGCTCTACCGTGCTA gACACTGACGTGGAGTCAATGTCATCCAACATGAAGAACcataatatacataaataa